From the genome of Altererythrobacter sp. BO-6:
CGAGTATCTGGTGCAGGTGGGCCAATATATAGCGCGCGAGCTGGGTGACCGGTTCAAGGATGCGCCTGAAAGCGAATGGCTGCCGATCTTCCGCGCCGAAGCGGTCGAGCAGATGATGAACCTGATCAAGGGCGACCTGGCGTTGCTGGGCATCCATCATGACCTTTTCTCGTCCGAGGCGGCGCTGCATGCGGCGGGCAAGCCGGACGAGGCAGAAGCCTGGCTGCGCGCGCATGACTTGGTCTATGACGGTGTACTCGAAGCGCCTAAAGGCAAGGCGCCGCCTGAAGACTGGGAGCCGGTCGAGCTGCCGCTTTTCCGCTCGACCAGGTTCGGCGACGATCAGGATCGCCCGATCAAGAAGTCGGATGGCAGCTGGACCTATTTCGGCGCCGATTTGGCCTATCACCTTGAAAAGGCGGCGCACGCCGATGAGTTGATCGACATCTGGGGCGCAGATCACGCCGGTACGGTCAAGCGGATCAAGGCTGCAGTCGCCGCGCTCAGCGAAGGGCAGGGCAAGCCGATCCCGTTCGACGTAAAGCTGGTGCAGATGGTCCAGCTGATGCGCGCGGGCGAGCCGGTGAAGATGTCCAAGCGTTCGGGCAATTTCATCACCATCGCCGATATGGTCGAGGAAGTGGGCAAAGACGTTGTCCGCTTCACCATGCTGACCCGCAAGCCCGAAGCGCAGATGGATTTCGATTTCGCCAAGGTGGTCGAGGCTTCGAAGGACAATCCGGTTTTCTATGTGCAGTACGCGCATGCGCGGATCCGCTCGACCTTGCGCAAGGCAGGTGCCGAGGGGTTGGCTCCGTCGGACGGTGCATTGCATCTCCTCGGCGAAGAAGAGCTTTCACTGGTCAAACAGGCCGCCCAGTTCCCGCGTGAAGTGGAAGCGGCGGCCAAGGCGCGTGAGCCGCACCGGATCGCCTTCTATCTCTACGATCTGGCAGGCGCATTCCACGCCTTCTGGAACATGGGGAATGACCGGCCTGACAAGCGCATCATCCTGACAGACCAGCCCGAACTGACGCAGGCAAGGCTTTACCTTGCCGAGCAGTTAGGTCAGGTTATTCGCAACGGCTTGCACATCCTGGGGGTCGATGCGGTCGAGGAGATGTGATGATGGTCACGCCGGGCGAGCGAATGGCAGACGACAGCGCGATTGAAGCGGAACTCGCACTGACCCGCGATACCAGCCTGCCGTGGCTCGAATCCGACGAATACGATCCCGATGAGGGGACGGTCGACACAGCCCGGATCGTTAGCTTCGCGGCAATACTGCTCTTACTGCTGGCGGTCGCGATCGGCGGGGTATGGTGGTATTCGAACCATTCCGCGGGGGCGCAACTGGTGGCCGATGGCAGCACCATCGAAGCACCGCCGGGGCCCTACAAGGAACGACCCGAGGATGCGGGCGGCAAGACCTTTGCTGGCACGGGCAATGTAGCCCCCGCCGTGGGTGAAGGCATTACCCGCGAAGGGCAGCTGGCCGAAGCCGCGCCACCAACGGAAATCGCCGCTAGACCGACCGGCGTGCCGCGCCCGGTCATCGCGACCCGCTCTAGCGATGAGGCCCCGGCGCAGCTGAATGGCGTGGGCGTGCAAGTGGGCGCCTATGGCTCACGCGCATCGGCGGAAAGCGGCTGGGCAACCCTGCAGCGCCAGACCGATGC
Proteins encoded in this window:
- the argS gene encoding arginine--tRNA ligase; this translates as MSDSLTLYKVFEAKLGTALDALAAEGVLPSDLSRANVAVEPPRDPAHGDLATNAAMVLAKPAGTNPRALAEAITGKLADDPAIASTEIAGPGFINLRLDPAVWIAELEAIGSLAADYGRSAMGQGRRVNVEYVSANPTGPMHMGHCRGAVVGDALASLLEFAGHKVIREYYINDAGGQVDVLARSAHLRYREALGDAIGEIPEGLYPGEYLVQVGQYIARELGDRFKDAPESEWLPIFRAEAVEQMMNLIKGDLALLGIHHDLFSSEAALHAAGKPDEAEAWLRAHDLVYDGVLEAPKGKAPPEDWEPVELPLFRSTRFGDDQDRPIKKSDGSWTYFGADLAYHLEKAAHADELIDIWGADHAGTVKRIKAAVAALSEGQGKPIPFDVKLVQMVQLMRAGEPVKMSKRSGNFITIADMVEEVGKDVVRFTMLTRKPEAQMDFDFAKVVEASKDNPVFYVQYAHARIRSTLRKAGAEGLAPSDGALHLLGEEELSLVKQAAQFPREVEAAAKAREPHRIAFYLYDLAGAFHAFWNMGNDRPDKRIILTDQPELTQARLYLAEQLGQVIRNGLHILGVDAVEEM
- a CDS encoding SPOR domain-containing protein: MMVTPGERMADDSAIEAELALTRDTSLPWLESDEYDPDEGTVDTARIVSFAAILLLLLAVAIGGVWWYSNHSAGAQLVADGSTIEAPPGPYKERPEDAGGKTFAGTGNVAPAVGEGITREGQLAEAAPPTEIAARPTGVPRPVIATRSSDEAPAQLNGVGVQVGAYGSRASAESGWATLQRQTDALGGVSHRVVKGQADIGTVYRLQAVASDLAAARALCNELKNDGVACQVKP